One Nocardioides aromaticivorans genomic window carries:
- a CDS encoding TetR/AcrR family transcriptional regulator — translation MTSTVDGRRERGDRTRRHAARTAARLATVQGLDSITLGALAEATGASKSGLLTVFGNREEILVAAVAEARTLYVEHVIAPAWTEPSGTPRLRALLDHWVGYLRDEVFPGGCFVATTSAEFGHREGRVADAVRELKREWIGVLERELSVAGVPDPAEAAFRIDAYLVAANTRRELFGDDAALDTGRRLALAVLPPVLSPVVPPVVPAGVAEAGEAPAEP, via the coding sequence ATGACTTCGACGGTCGACGGCCGGCGCGAGCGGGGCGATCGCACCCGCCGCCACGCCGCGCGCACGGCAGCCCGGCTCGCGACCGTGCAGGGCCTCGACTCGATCACCCTCGGCGCACTCGCCGAGGCGACCGGGGCCAGCAAGAGCGGGCTGCTGACCGTCTTCGGCAACCGTGAGGAGATCCTCGTCGCCGCGGTGGCCGAGGCCCGCACCCTGTACGTCGAGCACGTGATCGCGCCCGCGTGGACCGAGCCCTCGGGCACCCCCCGGTTGCGCGCGCTGCTCGACCACTGGGTGGGCTACCTGCGCGACGAGGTCTTCCCGGGCGGGTGCTTCGTGGCGACCACGTCGGCCGAGTTCGGCCACCGCGAGGGGCGCGTGGCGGACGCGGTCCGCGAGCTCAAGCGGGAGTGGATCGGCGTCCTGGAGCGCGAGCTGTCCGTGGCCGGCGTACCGGACCCCGCGGAGGCGGCGTTCCGCATCGACGCCTACCTCGTCGCCGCCAACACGCGCCGGGAGCTGTTCGGCGACGACGCCGCCCTCGACACCGGCCGCCGACTCGCCCTCGCCGTCCTCCCGCCAGTCCTCTCGCCGGTCGTCCCGCCAGTCGTCCCGGCAGGCGTCGCCGAGGCGGGGGAGGCACCGGCGGAACCGTAG